The genomic stretch CGGGGTCGCCATAGATCATGTTGATCACCCCATCGGGCAATCCGGCCTCTTTGAACACGTCCATGATCACCTTGGCGGAATAGATCTGGCTGTCGCTCGGTTTCCAGACGGCCACATTCCCCATCATGGCGGCACTGGCAGGAAGGTTACCTGCAATGGCGGTAAAGTTGAACGGAGTGATGGCATATACGAAACCTTCCAATGGACGGTATTCCACACGGTTCCAGACCCCTTCCGAGGATTCCGGCTGTTCGCCATAGATCTGGGACATGTACTCCACGTTGAAACGCAAAAAGTCCACGATCTCGCAGGCGGAATCTATCTCGGCCTGATAAATGTTCTTGGATTGGGCCAGCATGGTGGCGGCGTTCATTTTTTGGCGGTAAGGACCTGCGATGAGCTCGGCGGCCTTCAGGAAAACCGCGGCGCGCTGTTCCCATGTAAGGTTTGCCCAGGCTTCCCTGGCTTCCAAACAATTGGAGATGGCCTGTTCCACATGTTTCTTTTCTGCCAAGTGGTAGTGTCCCAAAATGTGCTTGTGTTCGTGCGGTGGGGACATGGGCTTGGTATTGCCCGTTCTTATCTCTTCGCTTCCGATATAAAGTGGAACATCCACTTCACTGTCATAAAACGCCTTGTATTGTTTTAGTACTTCTTCTCGTTCGGGCGAACCCGGAGCATAGCTCAGTACAGGTTCATTGTATGCTGTTGGAACTTGAAAAAATCCTTTTCCCATAGAAATGTTTTTTTTTAATGATTTACAATTCTATCAAAGGTAATGAAACCGCCAGCGAATATAAAATGGTGCGGGTTAGTTTATTGCAAAGGGTGCGGCAAACTTAAAAGTCGGTATTTCCACTTCGAACTCTTCGGCATTGGTAAAGTTTACCATGTGGTAATGTCCGCGCATGGCCCCGACAGGCGATGCCAAGAGGCAACCGGAGCTATAGGTGTGGGAACTGCCGGGCTTTATTACGGGCTTTCTTCCGATAACCCCCTCCCCATCAACGGTTTCCATATCCTTAAGGGCATCGAATACATCCCAATGCCTTGCGGTTAGCTGTACCGTGTCCTTGCTCAAGTTCTCGATGGTTATGGTATAGCCAAAGGCATAGTGCACTTTGTAATTCTTAAAAAATGTGCCTTCAAACGAGGTGCGTACCGATACTTTTATTCCTTTGGTTACCTGTGTAAACATAACTATCAATAGGTTAAACCGCTTCCTGCAAACGTGACTATGATCGTAAAAAAGGCCAAGATCATAAATACCGTATTCAAAAAGATGTATTTTACAATAGTTTTAAA from Flagellimonas oceani encodes the following:
- the apaG gene encoding Co2+/Mg2+ efflux protein ApaG; amino-acid sequence: MFTQVTKGIKVSVRTSFEGTFFKNYKVHYAFGYTITIENLSKDTVQLTARHWDVFDALKDMETVDGEGVIGRKPVIKPGSSHTYSSGCLLASPVGAMRGHYHMVNFTNAEEFEVEIPTFKFAAPFAIN